The uncultured Methanoregula sp. genomic sequence TACTAACCGCGAGTGGCCAAAAAATGCACGCGGGATTTCCGGTACTTTACCATCTCCGCTTTTTTCCGTAATTGATGAAGTAAAAAGATTTGAGAACTGTCTTGACTTAATCAGCTCTGATGCGGGGAGTGGGGCTTTTAAAACTATTATTGATTTATCTGTCCTTTCGATTAGTCCTGATGCCTCTTTTCCTCGTGATTCAGATAGTAGGAATAATGTTTTTACGATATCCCTGATAAACTGAGATGAGAATTGTGCATTCTCTCGAATAATAACACCAAAAATTCCGCACATTGATTTATTCAGCCCCTTAAATTTCCTGGTTTATCTTGCATGGTTCCGGCCTCGCGTTTAAAAAAATGTCGGAATAACCCGGTCAAAATCGGATTCATCTCCTTTTTAAAAGCATCACTTGCATTCATTCACAATCCTCACCAATGAATTCAGGATTATACCAGCAATCAGCAGCAACATCCCCAGCACCAGGATAAATGCACTCCCAATTGCAAGGACGTCATGGAAAACAGAGTTCACACGTAATTCCGCAAACACCCAGAGTTCGGCGATCATTCCACCCAGAATAAGTGCTAATCCGGGGATTCCAAACGCAAGCAGCGGTTTGCGGTAGGTAATCAATCCAATTATTTTCGATAATACCGACATCCCATGTCTGACCGGATGTATTGTAGAGGTATCCTCGATATCGTACCGGACATTTATCGGAACCTCCGCGATTTTGAGATTGTGATCACTGATCTGGATCAGTATTTCAGATCCCGCGGACATTCCTTCGCCTTTCAGTTTGATCACGTCAATCGCCCGTTTGCCATAAGCCCGGAACCCGCTCTGTGAATCGCTGATCTCGGCGACTCCGGCAATCCGGGTTGCGCCATCAAGGACTTTCATGCCGACCTTACGGTATCCGGGGATCTGCTTATCGGATCCATCTATGAACCGTGATCCGATGACAACGTCAACGTCGCATTGAACGAGTGCATCAAGAACCTTCCCGATATCCACGGGATTATGCTGACCATCTGCATCAAGGATCACGAGCGCATCTACATGTAATTCCCTGGCTTTATTGAAAATGGACCGGAGTGCTGCACCATACCCTGAATTTATCTCGTGTTTTACTACAAGTGCCCCAAGACCTTCTGCAATTTCTTTCGTTGTATCTGTTGATCCATCATCAACAACAAGTACCTTGTCAACATATTTCCGGGCACCGACGATGGTTTTTGCAATATATTTTTCTTCATTATATGCTGGCATTGCTGCGAGCACTTTTATCGGGTTTCCCCATTCAGCATCGGAAGGTTGTATGAACAGGTTTGTCAACTGGACCTCATCGACGATTAATCCCTTGCCAAGGAAATGGGTAATTATATCTGACTGGATGTTGAATCCATCCGTATTGAAATCCAGATTCTCCAAGGCTTTACTGCTCATTGCGCGGAATTTGGATTGCAGATCAGTAAACGTCTTACCAGAACCGAATTTATTGGAATTACGGAAGTATACACTCTGAAATTGTTTTGAGAATGGTGTCGTTGTACTTTTCTCCAGAAAACGCGATCCAATAATAAGATCTGCATCACCACTGATTACACGAGCTGCAATTTTGGGAATATCGTGGATGTGTTGCTGCCCGTCAGCGTCCAGAGTTACGACTGCTTTACAGTCTTGTTCGCGGGCGCTCCTGAGGCCGAGAAGAAGGGCATATGCTTTACCGGTATGGATATGAAGTTGCATTACATCCGCACCGGCAAGTCTGGCAATCTCCGGAGTTTTGTCTGTAGAATTATCATCGACGACAATCACACGATCAACATATTGCATTGCCTGGACAACGACGGATCCAATTGTGATCTCATCATTATACGTGGGAATGACTGCAATCAAACCTTTCAGAGGACTGTGAGTGATATCCGTGTGGTTCGGAGATGTATACTGGGATGGAGAAATTCTGATAGGTACAACTTTTATACCATTCTCATACGAGTAAGGACTTGTTTCCGCCATTAATTAAATCCCCGGTTGGTTAACTGAATCAAACTATTTTTAATATTGATATTGTTATTAATTATATTATATGGCTTAGGGAAATAGACGTTCTAAGTTATTTATATATTACGAAAGGAATTTTTTCACGGCATCTTTCACAGTATATTTCTCCGTATTATTTGTCCGGAAGCATCACGGAATTCTGCTCTGTACAGGCTCCGACTCCCCGGGAGGATCTCTGGCAGACACATGATACCGTCTAATGCGTTCGCCGTTAAAAAAAGATGAGAAAATATTGGGTTAAATCAAAAAATACCCGATTATTGATGAAAATATTTTTCCTTTTAGCGGTGTTTGCACAGCGTAGTTTTTGAGACGTAGTTTTGGTAGGATGGAAGATGTTTGTCCAGCAGAACGATGATAACAGATTCCTGATAATTTTTTCCGTTTCATTCGTTTCGAGTTTTGTTGTTTTGTGGGAAGGATAATTAAACCGACCTGCAACATCCGAATATTTCCGGAAGGAAATTTGATCCTTTGCCGGATACCGGGAACCTGAGAAATTATCTGTCATTGAATAATTGTTTCCATCATGGCAATGCATATAAAAAAATCTTCTTCTTCCTGCAGCTCCTTCATGAGTGATTTGTGTGTTCCGGAAAATTTTGGCGGCTAATCGCTATTCCCCCGTGAACCGGTTATATCATTTATCAGACCGTTACCGGTTCATGTTCTTCACAATGTGACAATGAAACGTTTTTTATCACATTGGGAACAATATATATATACCCGGCAAAGGTTCACAGTAATCTTAACATTGCTGGAACGACATTTTCACCCGGAAATGTGAATCTTACATCTGAAAAATTAAAATTATTCTGTATTTTTTGTTCAAACCCGAAGATTTATACTGTACAAAAAGAATAAAATCTACATAATATTGATTGGGGTTGTTTGACCTATGAGTAGACAAAATAGTTTGTATTTAAGCATTATTGTAATGACCATTTTTGGTCTTGCACTAATTCCCGCTGCGTCGGCATTTGGCGCTGTTTTGACATCTCCTTCGAGTACTTCGGTTGTACTGCATCCGGGAGATAAAATTACCATCGATGTCACAAGTCTTGCCAGTGGTGATCCATTCACCTACCAACTGAGCTCAAGTAATCTCTACATCCCTGGGAATTCTGTAACTCTTGCCAGCACCAGTATGCCCTTCAGTTTCAAAGATGGCTTATCAACTGAAACCGCTTCGGCAACTGGGATCTCTGCGGCCAATTATACCATTACGAAAGATGGTGGAGCCCAGATGACAAAATCCGGTACCTCCTTTAGCTCGAGTTATAACATCAAGTCAGGAACTTATGTTGTATCCGTAGTTGGAACACACTCGAGTGGTCCCGTTGGTATCAATTATGTAGTTTCAGGAACGGTGGATTCCGGTGCTCCTTCACCATCAACGCTCACGTTCACCGTACCATCGGACATATATACTGGTGATCTTACTGTCGCTATCCTTAGCGGATCAACAACCAAGTATAGTGGTACTTTCTCGATAGCGCCTAAGCCGGTAGAGCCCACGGGTGGCGGCGGCGGTGGCGGCGGTGCTCCTCCAGCTCCCGCACCAGCACCAGCTAAAGCTGCTTCTGTCCCCGCAGCACTTCTGGCACCCCCGGGAATCTCCCCGACTACAGCAACCCTCCAGAGCAACCCCCAGGGTCAGGTTCTGGCTAGTTATCAGATCGAAACAAATCCCGATGCAGGATTCTCATCAGCCGTAAGTATCGCGACAGGTACGACCGTCGTTTCAGCAACCGGGGCGCCGGTTACTGAAATATCCGTTACTCCTGTTGACCCGAGTAAGGAATCGACAGCACTTGCCTCTGCCGGGTCTGTCTTCTCATTCTCCGGCCTCTCGGTAGAATGCGAACCTTCGGGAACACAGTTCTCGGGAGGTGCGGCCACCGTATCATTCTCGCTGACTCCCGCGCAGTGGGCCGAAGCACTCGGCAAAGCGAACGGAAATACCAACGCCATGACTATCCAGTTCTTTGATCAGGCAACAAAAACCTGGAGTGCTGTTCCAACAGTAGTTGATCCTGTAACTCATACAGTGACCGCTCAGGTCAGTCACTTCAGTCTGTATGGACTGTTCTATAATATCGCAGCAGCTAATACAACTCCCACTCCCCAGACTTTCGGAGACATCACAAAAACCAACATCACCGCTGGAACCACTTCCGCATCGGCAGCAGGCACCCCCGCAGCGGGAACTACTCCGGTTAAAACCATGATGGCACCCCCGGCACCCACTCAGAGCCCTGGACTTCCTGGTATTGCTGTTATCGGGATTGTAGGGCTGGTTGGATATTTCGTTGCAAGAAAGATGAAATAATTTAAACAACCCAAATATTTCTTTTTTCTGGATTCCGGTAATCCTGACGTGTGCCTGTCGGCCCGCAACTTTTCACAACATAAGACGTTCACTTCTGAATGTCCGTCATTACGGTACTAGATGGAACCATAACGAAAATTGTGTTACCCTAAAAAAGAAAATCTTCATGAACTGTTGTTGGGTTCCGGGAAATTACGGATTCTGCCACTATATCCGGGAGACATCACAGTGATACAATCATCCCGTAGCACGAATTTCAGGCTTTTTTTGTCTGGTACATATGCCAGATCTTGCAGGCGCCCTCATGGCTCACCATGCAGGGACCGACCGGTGTCCGGGGTGTGCAGACTTTACCGAATAGTTTGCAGTCAGACGGCTGGGATATCCCGCGCAGGATCCTGTCACAGGCGCAGGCGGAGTGCTTGCTGATGTGCTTATAGATTATAGCGAACTTCTTCTGCGCATCGTACTGCTCGAACTCCTTCTTCAGCCGCAGGCCGGAACCCCTGATGACCGGGAACCCGCGCCACTCCACATCCGATGACTCGAAAACCCGGTACATGATCTCTTTTGCCTTCACATTTCCCTCCCGGCTTACGGCACGGGGATAGGCATTGTCCACCCGGGTGGTTCCCTCTTTTACCTGCCGGACCAGCATCAGGAGACCCAGGAGAATATCCTCGGCCTCGAAGCCGGCAACAACCTGGGGGACCGGGAAATGCTCGTATTCTTCATAGCCCATGACCGTGCAGACATGACCGGGAAGCATGAAACCGTTGAGCTTTGCCTCTCCCTGTTCCAGCAGCCACTGCATGGCCGGTGGGACAATCCGGTGGCACGAGAGAATGGAGAAATTCTCCGGGGGATGTGAAAGGATTGTCGCAGCAACGGTCGGGGCCGTGGTCTCGAACCCGACCGAGATGAAAACAACTTCTTTATCAGTCTTATTGGCTATCTCAACTGCCTTATGGACGCCCTGTACGACCCGGACATCGCCGCCACAGGATTCAAGCGAACCTTTGGATCCCGGTACCCGCAGGAGATCACCGTATGTTGCAATAATACAGTTCTTCTCCACCAGATCGAGTGCTGCATCGATCTCCCCCTGGGGTGTGATACAGACAGGGCAGCCCGGTCCCATGACAATCTTCAGCTGCTCCGGGAGCAGGCTGCGCAGCCCGGTTCGTGCGATCGCTGCTTCATGCGTACCGCAGATGTGCATGAACGTCATGTCACGGTCGACTTGTTCATGCAGCATGTCTGCAATCTCTTTTCCCGTCGCCATAAAAATCTTAAAAGTATTTACCGCAGAATCACATAAGTGTACGTGTATGGAGATCGGATTGTCTGCGTTTGACATGAATTATGTCTTTGCAGCCCTGACGATACTATTAGGTATCGTCATTGCTTTTCTTGTCCGGACACTCGTCCGCTGGCTGGAATCAAAAGCCGAAGAGACCGATACCAAATGGGATGACATCATCATTGCGGCATTTGGCCTGCCGGTCCAGATAACGATCGTTGTCGTTTCGATCTACTTTGCTGTCACCTGGTTCAATATCCTCCCGGAGAATGCCCAGTGGCTCCTCAATCCGGCATTCGTGACGGCGTTTTACATCATCATCAGCGCATGGATCATCTCATCATTCCTGCATGA encodes the following:
- a CDS encoding glycosyltransferase family 2 protein, whose product is MAETSPYSYENGIKVVPIRISPSQYTSPNHTDITHSPLKGLIAVIPTYNDEITIGSVVVQAMQYVDRVIVVDDNSTDKTPEIARLAGADVMQLHIHTGKAYALLLGLRSAREQDCKAVVTLDADGQQHIHDIPKIAARVISGDADLIIGSRFLEKSTTTPFSKQFQSVYFRNSNKFGSGKTFTDLQSKFRAMSSKALENLDFNTDGFNIQSDIITHFLGKGLIVDEVQLTNLFIQPSDAEWGNPIKVLAAMPAYNEEKYIAKTIVGARKYVDKVLVVDDGSTDTTKEIAEGLGALVVKHEINSGYGAALRSIFNKARELHVDALVILDADGQHNPVDIGKVLDALVQCDVDVVIGSRFIDGSDKQIPGYRKVGMKVLDGATRIAGVAEISDSQSGFRAYGKRAIDVIKLKGEGMSAGSEILIQISDHNLKIAEVPINVRYDIEDTSTIHPVRHGMSVLSKIIGLITYRKPLLAFGIPGLALILGGMIAELWVFAELRVNSVFHDVLAIGSAFILVLGMLLLIAGIILNSLVRIVNECK
- the hypD gene encoding hydrogenase formation protein HypD, with protein sequence MATGKEIADMLHEQVDRDMTFMHICGTHEAAIARTGLRSLLPEQLKIVMGPGCPVCITPQGEIDAALDLVEKNCIIATYGDLLRVPGSKGSLESCGGDVRVVQGVHKAVEIANKTDKEVVFISVGFETTAPTVAATILSHPPENFSILSCHRIVPPAMQWLLEQGEAKLNGFMLPGHVCTVMGYEEYEHFPVPQVVAGFEAEDILLGLLMLVRQVKEGTTRVDNAYPRAVSREGNVKAKEIMYRVFESSDVEWRGFPVIRGSGLRLKKEFEQYDAQKKFAIIYKHISKHSACACDRILRGISQPSDCKLFGKVCTPRTPVGPCMVSHEGACKIWHMYQTKKA